The Caloenas nicobarica isolate bCalNic1 chromosome Z, bCalNic1.hap1, whole genome shotgun sequence region GGGAAAGGGTCAGGTTTTCGTGCAGCAGCTCTCAGTCGCACACACCCGTATTTCCAACAACAACagttaaaaatgctgtttaccTGGAGGTTCTGGTAATAGCCAGGGGACACAGAAGGTTTTGCTGTGTAATCTTGACCGACCATATACACTTTGGTATAAATCTCATATATACTAAGGCTGGCTGGCTTAAACCGGTTGATAGATCCAAACTAAACTTACaggttatattttctttcatctttacACTTTCACTGGATATGGCAATTTGGTGATGACTTTGTGCACAACTTTTTTTGGGATACATTTGTTTTAGATATTGATATTCTATCGCTTTGCCTGTTAGATCTATTCTAAAGCTCACTGGCAACTCCAATGCTTTAATATCCAGATGCTTTCAAATTTTGGCAATATTTGGTTCTGAGCTGTGAGATTCTGAGTACTGAGGCAAACTCAAGGCCTCTGTCTTTATCTTCAAGGAGGTCAATAATCTGGATTCAGTTTAGAACATTACCAAAAATTTGGAAGGAAGACTGCACATGACTAATCTGTTCCTGAGGCACATGGAGTTTCCTAATACGGAAATAAAATTCATGACTAGAGGAAACTCTAGGAAAGCTCAGAAACACATCAGCCGTTCTTACTATCTTCCACTACAAATGCAAGCTGCACttcttgtttccttctctggcaCAAAGCAATGGAGACATATTTTCAGACAAATTCAACAAAAATGCTGCACGGCATATACTACTTTGCCCTTGGAGAGAAGATGAGAGTGAAAATGGATCCATGTGTCAATAATATTCAAGTTGCATAACCACTAGGCAAAGCACTGTACAGAGCAGTGCAAGAACCTGACCATGCACTACCGTGTGTTCTatattttctgtgcttcccagaaaagctcttttataacatttttagaagtattaaaacagttttctgaGATTTTCAGAGCAGCCTAAGGGATTCAGACGTTCACAGTTCATTACTTTGAAGGGATGCTAGCAGTTATAATCCTGTAGTGTGAACACAGCCTGGTCTGTTTGTACTATGCTTCACACCAATTTAACAATACAGACAAGTTTCTGTAGTTACTAGGAACAAGATTAATATGGTACTGAGATTTATATGACATTACTTAGGATTCAACATCTCATAGCGGAGGGAGGGATGGGTATATACTGGGTATGGGCCACTGAAAAAATCTCAGTACCCCACCTGGATATAATGCTCCCACCCCAGACTAGGGTGcattttatacatataaaataaatgtctcATATCATGACCAAATATTTAGATTTCAAATGCTACCTGCGTGAATGCTAACTCACAGGCGTGGGCTTTTCAAAGGGCGGGCAGGCCTTCCGTGCTCGTGGTGCCTGTCGGAGCGGTGAGAGCTCCACTGTCATGTCGGGCAGTTCTGATGTTCTTGCACCGTGTCCTCACGGGTGGTGCCGTCCCTGAGACGCTGAACTCTGACAGAGTTTAGTGACTCCATCCTGCACTCAGCCTATTATTTTGGGGGTAGTAGCTTAGCCAAGGAAAATGGAGAGACGACAAACAAGAAATGAACAGGAAGAACAAGCGAAAAGCCATAAAGGCGGTACACCACCATTGAATCTTATTTCCACTTGGTTGGGAGATCTGTGTTTCATCTACCCGTGTTCCTTGATACTCGAGCAACACAGGGATAttaaagctaaataaaaatactttgataAAAAGCTGAACCTACCAGTCATCACAAAAGCTTTGACACAGTGGAACAGACTGAATAGCAGCAGCGTTGTTGCGATTGATCCAGTGAGCTGCATGTGGAGAACACCGGTAAAAGCACTCAATTTTCTTGGTGAAATCTTCACAGCTGTGGTGGGTGAGAAAAGCCACAAATAAGCCTGTTTCTTAGCATCAAGGCTATAGCCTCAGTTTTCTAAACCTGCTTTGATGTGGGTGCAATAGTATAGATTAGGAGAAAAGAGCATTCTTTTGCCCTGTTAATGTCCGGGTTCCATACTCATTCCTCTGGCATTGTGTACAGACTCTGACCGTGCAATTACCACAGCCAGCTGAAGAGTGCACAAATGTTTCCATGCATATTTCAGCCCTATTTGTGTAAGCTTTCCATAAACTTCTGAGGCCGTGAGTTTTCCTGGCAAGAATGATTCCAGGCAATTATAAAACGTAGTTTAAAACTATAGTATCAAACTTCTATGCTGCAACCTCATGGTTTCACAAATCTTTAGATtttcccacagcccagctgaagttacttaaaaacacatactgctgctgctcttctgggaGTGACAGGCAATAGCTGTTACTTTTGCACATCTGGTTTTGCTTAATTGTTTTGTactttcattcttttatttctataacTCACCATGTTTCACAGCTCTAACATCTAATGGGGTACTAAAAATCTTAATTATGAAGACATTGTTCATGGTTACAAAACCCACAGGACTACAAGAATTTTCATTCTAAatattcagaagtttcatttctGGCCTCTTGTGCATTTTGTTTGCAAGATTTAATCATCTAGTTGATCTGCTTTCTGAACAATAGAAGAAGCCTGGTCTGTATTGACCAGGGATCACACTCACTGGTGTGTGGTGGTTGCTTTGGAGAGCCGCAGAGGTGCGGTGTGGTTGTTACCTACAAGGTTTATCACTTCTTTGCATTGCTCTGTCTGGTTCTATAgtgaaagaaaacttgaaagaacaTACCCCTTTCTTGATAAAAGGGCATAAATCCTTCTGCGCAAATAGTATATACTTAGGGATTCATGGGCTTTtgtgagaggagaagaagagtCAGATGTTGGTCAGGTATAGAGAAAAGATGATGGGAACTAGGCTGGGTGGCATGATCTCCAGGGCCTGtccaccagcagctccacagggaGTTACCATTAGCTGTgtggctgctccagcacagATCTATTGAACCAGGACACAGACAACATCAAAGCTGACTTACGATTTACTGAGCTGCCCACATCTGTTCCAGTAGCTGTTGTTTACTTTATTTACTGGGGAATGAGCCAATTGCTCTGTGAAGTCTGCATAGCAACAGGAAGCTGTGAGGAATGAAACAGAGATCTTGCAATAAGGATTTTCTTTAATACTGCATTTGGAAATGTATtcactgtatttaaaatgtaagatGAATCTGTTTTGGTCCATAACAGGATAAAATCTCTCAGTACTAACTAGAAGATGCACTCAAGCTctaacatttttggttttggaactAGCACTGTAAATGCTAAGTGAGGTGGACTGGCATCAACACCTGGACTTGCGTTCTCAAGGTGTGCCCGGAGAGCCTCAAGAATTTTACTAGTGTTCTGCCAGATGTTATATCCTGAGAGAGACTAACTTTGAAAGCTACCAAACATACAAAGAGCATCgaagaaatataataaatactATACTTTTCTCACTATAGAATTGTAATGTCAACTTTTCCCATTTGATGTCTGCTACAATTAATGTTTATACTTGATCACAATAAACCAAATTTGTCCTTGCTGTAAactttttttaagcaaatggAGCTACAAGAAAAGTAAACTGcatcagaatttttaaaagataatcaATTAAGTCAATGAGAGTTTTGCAGTTGACTTTGTTAAGAACCAGAATCTCACTCTTGATTTGCATGCAGCAAAATGCCAATGAAGGAAGGTTTTCAAAGACAAACTACACTGTCTCTTATTTGAGAAATTAAGGGAACTGCCAAAACAATTAGTGTGTGTAAAGCTGTACTTCTAGACTATATTGGGCAATAATTAAACCACTCTTACATTTAGAGTACAAAGTACATTCATGCATATTTGGCTCAGGACTTGGCTTCAGTTTGTGGGTGTCCCCTTGCAGACATCCATATTTTTGGCAGGTAGATGACATTACGACACCAAAGAGGGTGACAGCAAACCGCAGCATTGTTGTTCGGTTCTTCTTCCTGTAGGGAGAGAAATCTTTATTTGTATCCTTTATTTCTAGGAGAAGCCATAATATTACAAGGAAggactgcttttaaaaagttacataTATAACCAAACAACATATGCTCAGCAAAGATGCATATATAAATACTAAGACATACATTGTCCCTTTCTCTGCTTATATCTGAACACTTACACTTCTGCTACATATTTTTGAGTGATAAAAGCCACCGATAGTTCAGGCTATTTATGAAAATGTTataattttcagtatttaagaaaattatttaaaatttcttacaTCGACCTGAATTTATCATTGAACCCTACCAAGAGACATTCCTCTGCTTCACTAGGTTTGAAGATTGATTAGTTCTAAAACTTGCAGAGTTGTTTTGCACACTTGGAAATAACACATTTAATACAGCTGCAAGTGAGCTAGTAGTGGTCAGCACCTGAGCTGGATAAATTACAttgatgatttttctttgttgagGCTATGTTAATTTGTGCTTAAGAATCTGATCCattattttctgcctgttttgtAGCATTTCATCAAAAATGCAAGATAAGAATGTTTTGTCTGTGAGACTAAAACTTCTCTAAACACATACTACATATTAGTGAACCATATAAATAAATCTAGAACCTGTTGCATAAGTCAATGCATAATTCTTTATACATGTTATTAATGTAACCCTTATTTCTTTAGTTAAGCATTCCTGTTATCTTTTTGGAATAGTTTTGCCTGAATAGGGACTGCAGCTCCTCTATGTACCCGGACTCTTAAGatgtaaagaaaacaacatgttacagaagaagaaaactgtcTCCAATTTCTCAGTAGTTTCTCACCTCTTTTGCTGTCCTTCCGGGCAATATGTCTCCCTGGAATGGTAAACGGCTTTTCTcgttttccattttatatacaCGGCATCTGGCACCAGTGCTCCAGAATTTGTTTGTCCTGGAATAGTTCCGTGACCCTTTGGAATGCTAACGTAGATTTATCTCAAAAGCAGATGTAATGACCAGCACAGAATGCCCTTCTATTGCTTGCAGACGTTGACATGATAAAGAAGAAAGTACACAGGTTAGaattagaaaaacaacagcTCTTATATACCAAATGCAGCTAACTCCCTGCCTCATTTTTCAATGATTCCTTTTCTTATTAATTATTAGATTCATTTCTACAATGGTTTCATGAGGCTCTTATTACATATTAGGACTTCACCGAATCAGTGACATTAAAAACAACACTTCAGATTTCAGCCCGACTGGCTTAATTTTAACTGTAGGGACGGCTTGCCTCTGCTTACACAGTAATTttacagcagcccctggaagaGAATTCCCAGGTCTTTGTTCACAAGATCCCTTTAAAACCTGCTGCTCTTCACTCTGGCTGCTCTACCTGCCTCATACATACTCTCCGAGCAGTGTCATAAGCACTACAAGAAACTGTTGCTTGAACCATTGATAGTGATTCCTGGTTGGATTTCATTGTGAGATCTGCTTTCTGCAAAGAGGATTCTGCATCTGGACATAAACCATCACATAAGGTAGATGTGGTGATTACAAATAGCTGCTCTTAGTTACTTTCATAGAACAAATCTCTTTGTGTACTCTAAGAGCAGCACTGCTCACTGCCTTGCaattatttaaatgcataaGGAAAGTAGCATCTGttggttttgcatttaaaacagaaCACTGGTTTGTCAGATAATACTCTGGGGCCATTATTTATAAACcttttttgcttgaaaaaacaaacattgGCACAGTGGAAGTGTGGTATGAATCTCATTGAGCAAACTCACTGAGCATGATAATAAGACAATCTCTAGAAGCTATAAGCACTGATTCCTGTCCCGGCTCTAGTAAATGCCTCAAGGCAAAAGTCTTGCTGGCCTAAAAAGAACCATTTCCAGATCAGTGGAAATTGAGCAATTTTTATGTTCCAGAATGAATTTAATTAAGACAAGTTTAAAAAGGCATGAAGTAACTGTAGGAGAAACTGAAGTAACTCTAATGGCTTCTTACTCACACCTTCACCTCACGTGACTTGATCTAGTGTTGAGTGAAATGAATGGAGCCTCTCACTGATGTGTGATGGAAAAGATTGGTGCGTACTGCTTGGTACTCGGATCTGTGTATTCATACAAAA contains the following coding sequences:
- the LOC136002349 gene encoding riboflavin-binding protein encodes the protein MLRFAVTLFGVVMSSTCQKYGCLQGDTHKLKPSPEPNMHECTLYSKSSCCYADFTEQLAHSPVNKVNNSYWNRCGQLSKSCEDFTKKIECFYRCSPHAAHWINRNNAAAIQSVPLCQSFCDDWYEACEDDSTCVRNWLTDWEWDESGENICKNTCIPYSEMYANGTDMCQNMWGQSFKVSESSCLCLQMNEKDMVAMKYLLSESSEESSSMSSSISSSEEYACQKKLRKFEKLKREEGEQTR